A genomic segment from Chitinophaga niabensis encodes:
- a CDS encoding RagB/SusD family nutrient uptake outer membrane protein: MKKKSLYSIYLSATMLLISSCKLDYVNPNGPVEDQVITTREGLISLAVGVKSYYSTSGLQALITAPGATSRELKGVTTFTNILELEAGGTALPTFNGNVNGLWSSMLRSMVMAEKLIKYAPQIVSQEATMQSGLVAFGYLFKAMSIGGLATAFEQFPIQTDLDSKATFVARTAGLTAAVKLLDDAVALLAATPPSTEFNSRVLGGDFVLLDVINTYRARFNMMLGKYPEALSAANAVNLNTKSQFLYTNQNPNPVQQQVIFSANFKPRANFGLPAGFVEAGDGRLAFYLSTPDVVVGGETLKTLKGFFDDIAKSIPVYLPDEVRLLKAEAIIRSGGSLADAVTQINAVRTQAAGDAFGVNANLPPYSGAVTTDALLLEVYKQRSIELFLQGLRLEDSRRFGRPAPPTNLNPVPTTFERNRNFYPYPDQERLTNPNTPADPAI, encoded by the coding sequence ATGAAAAAGAAATCATTATATAGTATATACTTATCTGCAACTATGCTGTTGATAAGCAGCTGCAAACTGGACTATGTGAATCCGAACGGCCCTGTGGAAGACCAGGTGATCACTACCCGTGAGGGTTTGATCTCCCTGGCAGTAGGCGTGAAATCATACTATTCCACCAGTGGCCTTCAGGCCCTGATCACCGCGCCGGGTGCTACTTCCAGGGAACTGAAGGGAGTAACCACCTTCACTAACATTCTTGAGCTGGAAGCGGGCGGTACTGCTCTGCCAACTTTCAATGGTAATGTGAATGGATTGTGGAGCAGTATGCTGCGTAGTATGGTAATGGCAGAAAAACTAATCAAATATGCACCGCAGATAGTTTCACAGGAAGCTACTATGCAATCAGGCCTGGTGGCTTTTGGCTATCTTTTCAAAGCCATGTCTATCGGTGGCCTGGCCACTGCATTCGAACAATTCCCGATCCAGACGGACCTTGACAGCAAAGCTACTTTTGTTGCAAGAACAGCAGGTTTAACAGCCGCAGTAAAACTACTGGACGATGCAGTAGCATTACTGGCAGCCACCCCTCCTTCTACGGAATTTAATTCAAGGGTATTGGGCGGCGATTTTGTATTGCTGGATGTGATCAATACTTACCGCGCACGTTTCAACATGATGCTAGGCAAATATCCTGAAGCACTGTCTGCAGCCAATGCTGTAAATCTCAATACAAAATCACAATTCCTTTATACGAATCAAAATCCCAACCCTGTTCAGCAGCAGGTAATATTTTCAGCGAACTTCAAACCCCGCGCTAATTTTGGTCTGCCGGCAGGTTTTGTGGAAGCGGGTGATGGAAGGCTTGCTTTTTACCTCTCAACACCGGATGTTGTGGTAGGTGGCGAAACACTGAAAACGCTGAAGGGCTTTTTTGACGATATTGCTAAATCCATCCCTGTTTACCTGCCAGATGAAGTACGTCTGCTGAAAGCAGAAGCTATTATCAGAAGCGGAGGCAGCCTTGCTGATGCTGTAACACAGATCAATGCGGTACGTACACAAGCCGCGGGAGATGCTTTTGGTGTAAATGCCAACCTGCCTCCTTACAGCGGTGCTGTAACTACAGATGCTTTACTCCTGGAAGTTTATAAACAACGGAGCATTGAATTATTCCTGCAAGGCCTTCGTTTAGAAGACAGCCGCAGGTTTGGAAGGCCAGCACCGCCTACGAACCTGAACCCTGTTCCCACTACTTTTGAAAGGAACAGGAACTTCTATCCTTACCCTGACCAGGAAAGACTGACTAATCCAAACACACCGGCCGACCCGGCTATCTAA
- a CDS encoding serine hydrolase domain-containing protein, with product MNKIVFLLLFCSLNAFSQTVLLNNNSKTIPLKDLQHHSIAVISDNSHPLFDSIVAKYAPVTFFHTTGDWNDLNDRLKLYDLLILRLSPQTTFDKALLDFTRERKAIIVLQGDKLAQLNDINTPVLWAPQESDLFSAAQLLFGGIASDNKLPWQFSAKYKKGTGSPVAKIRLGYAGKPLQIDSIATIMEQAIQGKATPGGVVLVVKNGNIVFEQAYGHQTYYGTRAVRTDDLYDLASVTKIAATTPAVMKLYDEGRLSLQDYVSKYVARARTIDDKKDIRIREALLHEAGYTPYIKHFEKLQPSDLSTDSSAQYPVKVADRYYLRAHYFEEVMWPNTLASPVLTRGKFVYSDVSMYMMREVVEKITHRRMNEYLLDSLYLPLGLQTTGFLPRNRFDSTRIVPATENDSWFRTMQVRGYAHDPGAAMAGNVSGHAGLFSDANDLAILYQMFLNKGVYGGERFYKASTIALFTSRQSAVSPRGLGFDRPDPAKQYPSRFASAQSYGHTGYTGTFVWVDPATDMICIILTNRVYPEVIDNVNTLLRMNIRGRILDQVYLAIQKKND from the coding sequence ATGAACAAGATCGTTTTCTTACTGCTCTTCTGTAGCCTGAATGCTTTTTCACAAACGGTATTGCTGAACAATAACAGTAAAACAATTCCACTAAAGGACCTGCAACATCACAGCATCGCCGTGATCAGCGACAACAGCCATCCCCTGTTCGACAGCATTGTTGCTAAATATGCCCCTGTTACTTTCTTTCATACCACCGGCGATTGGAATGATCTCAACGACCGGTTGAAACTTTATGATCTGCTCATTCTCCGTTTATCCCCCCAAACGACATTTGATAAAGCCCTGCTGGATTTTACCAGGGAACGAAAAGCGATCATCGTGCTGCAAGGCGATAAGCTCGCCCAACTCAATGACATTAATACGCCGGTGCTGTGGGCGCCACAGGAAAGCGATCTGTTCTCCGCCGCACAACTTCTCTTTGGCGGTATAGCTTCCGACAACAAGCTACCGTGGCAGTTCAGTGCGAAATACAAAAAAGGCACCGGCTCTCCTGTTGCTAAGATAAGATTGGGTTATGCCGGAAAGCCCCTGCAAATTGATTCCATTGCCACGATCATGGAACAGGCCATCCAGGGAAAAGCCACTCCCGGCGGTGTTGTGCTGGTGGTGAAAAATGGCAATATAGTGTTTGAACAAGCTTACGGCCACCAAACTTATTATGGCACAAGAGCAGTACGCACAGATGACCTGTACGATCTCGCCTCTGTTACAAAGATCGCTGCTACTACTCCCGCTGTGATGAAATTATATGATGAAGGCCGGCTTAGCTTACAGGATTATGTAAGCAAGTACGTAGCGCGCGCCCGCACTATAGATGATAAAAAAGACATCCGTATCCGTGAAGCACTGCTGCACGAAGCGGGTTACACACCTTATATCAAACACTTCGAAAAGCTGCAGCCATCAGACCTCAGCACAGATTCTTCTGCACAATATCCCGTGAAAGTAGCTGACCGGTATTATCTCCGTGCCCATTACTTTGAAGAGGTGATGTGGCCCAATACACTGGCTTCGCCGGTACTCACAAGGGGTAAATTCGTGTACAGCGATGTGAGCATGTATATGATGCGGGAGGTGGTAGAAAAGATCACGCACCGCAGGATGAACGAATATCTGCTGGATTCCCTTTACCTGCCGCTCGGATTACAAACCACCGGTTTCCTTCCCCGGAACCGTTTTGACAGCACCCGTATTGTACCTGCCACGGAAAACGACAGCTGGTTCCGCACCATGCAGGTCCGGGGATATGCCCATGACCCGGGCGCAGCCATGGCGGGTAATGTGAGCGGGCATGCGGGTTTATTTTCAGATGCCAATGATCTCGCTATCCTCTACCAGATGTTCCTGAACAAAGGCGTATACGGCGGAGAACGGTTTTACAAAGCTTCTACAATAGCATTGTTCACTTCCAGGCAATCTGCTGTAAGCCCCCGGGGCCTTGGGTTTGACCGCCCCGACCCTGCGAAGCAATATCCTTCCAGGTTTGCTTCAGCACAATCTTACGGGCACACAGGTTATACAGGAACGTTTGTGTGGGTGGACCCCGCAACAGATATGATCTGCATTATCCTTACCAACAGGGTCTATCCTGAAGTGATTGATAATGTAAACACCCTGCTGCGCATGAACATCCGCGGCCGGATATTAGACCAGGTATATCTGGCAATCCAAAAAAAGAATGATTAA
- a CDS encoding sodium:solute symporter produces the protein MSPVLLFTLVIVYFLLLLVVAWFTSRNANNESFFIGNRGSNWMLVAFGMIGTSLSGVTFVSVPGTVGIESFSYFQIIIGNLIGYIVVAYVLLPIYYRMNLTSIYNYLQVRLGFASYKVGASFFILSRILGATARLYLVVNILHFTILERFGLPFWVAAFVILLMILLYTFEGGVKTIVWTDTLQTACMLIGLVVCVFYILNNLDMSLMDGTQALAEKGYSNIFVTDPASKYFFVKQIVAGAFISITMTGMDQEMMQKNISVRTLKDSQKNMMTFAVIFMLVVLLFLFLGGLLQLFAESKNIAARGDSLFPTIALEYMPAAVSIIFIIALISALFPSADGAITALTASFCIDILGIQRNDHMPDKEKKRIRQIVHLSFAALFLLMVMVFKWMNNPSMIGLILKIAAFTYGPLLGLFAFGILTKRTVNDALVPVVVVISPILCFILDMFQSKIFGSYQIGLELLFINGLLTFIGLWSIPGKKEISNP, from the coding sequence ATGTCACCAGTCTTATTATTTACCCTGGTTATCGTTTATTTTCTCCTGTTATTGGTGGTGGCCTGGTTCACTTCCCGTAACGCCAACAATGAATCCTTTTTTATCGGGAACCGCGGCTCCAACTGGATGCTCGTGGCTTTCGGGATGATAGGCACTTCACTCAGCGGCGTAACGTTTGTAAGTGTGCCGGGAACGGTGGGGATCGAATCCTTCTCTTATTTCCAGATCATTATCGGTAACCTGATCGGTTATATTGTAGTGGCATATGTACTGCTGCCCATCTATTACAGGATGAACCTTACTTCTATCTACAATTACCTGCAGGTGCGGCTGGGTTTTGCTTCCTATAAAGTGGGTGCCTCGTTCTTTATTCTATCCCGCATACTCGGTGCCACAGCCAGGTTATACCTGGTGGTGAACATCCTGCATTTTACGATACTGGAACGTTTTGGCCTGCCCTTCTGGGTTGCAGCCTTTGTGATCCTCCTGATGATCCTGCTGTATACTTTCGAAGGCGGGGTAAAAACCATTGTATGGACGGATACCCTGCAAACAGCCTGTATGCTGATAGGCCTTGTTGTATGCGTGTTCTACATCCTGAACAACCTGGATATGAGCCTCATGGATGGCACGCAGGCACTGGCAGAAAAAGGTTATTCCAATATCTTTGTAACAGACCCTGCCAGTAAATATTTCTTTGTGAAACAGATCGTAGCAGGTGCATTCATCTCCATCACCATGACGGGCATGGACCAGGAAATGATGCAGAAGAACATCAGCGTAAGAACACTGAAAGATTCTCAGAAGAACATGATGACCTTTGCCGTGATCTTTATGCTGGTAGTATTACTGTTCCTTTTCCTTGGCGGATTGCTGCAGCTGTTTGCAGAAAGTAAAAACATCGCCGCCCGTGGCGACAGCCTGTTCCCTACCATTGCATTGGAATACATGCCTGCTGCAGTGTCTATCATCTTTATCATTGCGCTGATCTCTGCACTGTTCCCCAGTGCGGACGGCGCTATTACTGCATTGACCGCATCTTTCTGTATAGACATCCTGGGTATTCAGCGGAATGACCATATGCCGGATAAAGAAAAGAAACGTATCCGCCAGATCGTACACCTGTCTTTTGCAGCGCTCTTTTTACTGATGGTGATGGTGTTCAAATGGATGAACAATCCGAGCATGATAGGTTTGATCCTGAAGATAGCCGCCTTCACTTATGGGCCGCTGCTGGGGCTTTTTGCCTTTGGCATCCTCACCAAACGCACGGTAAATGATGCCCTGGTGCCTGTAGTAGTAGTGATTTCACCTATATTGTGCTTTATACTGGATATGTTCCAGTCCAAGATCTTCGGTAGTTACCAGATAGGCCTGGAACTACTTTTCATAAATGGTCTTTTAACTTTCATTGGCCTATGGTCAATACCGGGAAAGAAAGAAATTAGTAACCCTTAA
- the murQ gene encoding N-acetylmuramic acid 6-phosphate etherase has translation MNPDTKKQFVKVTEQSSRHRHLEQMSVKEILTHINEEDTGVPAAVQQAIPAIEAFVLAAADKMLSGGRLFYMGAGTSGRLGILDASECPPTYGVPFDLVIGLIAGGDSAIRRAVENAEDDETQGWRDLQQFNISEKDVVVGIAASGTTPYVIGALRKCRENGILTGSISCNPGSPVSDTADFPIEVVVGPEFVTGSTRMKSGTAQKLVLNMISTSLMIQLGRVEDNKMVNMQLTNDKLVDRGVKMLMERAHISDYEKAKQLLVEHGSVKKALMAIGS, from the coding sequence ATGAACCCTGATACAAAAAAGCAATTTGTGAAAGTAACAGAGCAGTCTTCCCGCCACCGGCATTTAGAGCAGATGAGCGTGAAAGAAATACTAACGCACATAAATGAAGAAGATACAGGGGTACCTGCAGCAGTGCAGCAGGCAATCCCCGCCATAGAAGCATTTGTGCTGGCAGCGGCAGACAAGATGCTGTCCGGCGGCCGTTTGTTTTACATGGGAGCCGGTACCAGCGGCAGGCTGGGCATCCTGGATGCATCTGAGTGCCCACCCACTTACGGTGTGCCTTTTGACCTGGTGATAGGGCTCATTGCCGGAGGAGACAGTGCCATCCGCAGGGCAGTGGAAAATGCGGAAGACGATGAAACGCAGGGCTGGAGAGATCTTCAGCAGTTTAATATTTCAGAGAAAGATGTGGTGGTAGGCATTGCCGCCAGCGGTACTACTCCCTACGTAATAGGTGCATTGCGTAAATGCAGGGAGAACGGGATCCTCACGGGCAGTATCTCCTGCAACCCGGGCAGCCCCGTGAGCGATACAGCGGACTTTCCTATAGAAGTAGTGGTAGGGCCTGAATTTGTAACAGGCAGCACCCGCATGAAAAGTGGCACCGCACAAAAGCTGGTACTGAATATGATCTCTACCTCCCTTATGATACAATTAGGCCGCGTAGAGGATAATAAGATGGTGAACATGCAGCTTACCAACGATAAGCTGGTGGACAGAGGTGTAAAAATGCTGATGGAAAGAGCGCATATCAGCGATTATGAAAAAGCAAAACAATTGCTGGTGGAACATGGCTCCGTGAAGAAGGCACTGATGGCAATCGGTTCTTAA
- a CDS encoding response regulator transcription factor — translation MDIISVAIVEDNHDIRSAMELLINGSEGYACIGAFNNAEIALEKVPQLLPNVVLMDFNLPGMNGIECIIRLKAEYPDMQFMMLTVYEDDDKIFMALEAGASGYILKKTSPGELLDAIRDLHDGGSPMSSQIARRVVAYFQKQAKPNPALEALTSREKEILDQLSKGFLYKEIAGNLFISIETVRRHVHNIYEKLHVRSRTDAVNKYFNR, via the coding sequence ATGGATATCATCTCTGTGGCTATTGTTGAAGATAATCATGATATCCGGTCTGCCATGGAGCTCCTGATCAATGGCTCGGAAGGATACGCGTGTATTGGAGCTTTCAACAATGCAGAAATTGCTCTTGAAAAGGTGCCCCAATTGTTGCCCAATGTAGTGTTGATGGACTTCAACCTGCCCGGAATGAATGGAATTGAATGTATTATCCGGTTGAAAGCTGAATACCCCGACATGCAATTCATGATGCTGACGGTTTATGAAGATGACGACAAGATCTTTATGGCCCTTGAAGCAGGTGCCAGTGGATATATACTCAAGAAAACATCACCTGGAGAATTACTGGACGCTATTCGTGATCTGCACGATGGTGGTTCGCCCATGAGTTCCCAGATCGCAAGAAGGGTGGTGGCTTATTTCCAGAAACAGGCAAAACCTAATCCCGCCCTGGAAGCACTGACCTCCAGGGAAAAAGAGATCCTGGACCAACTGTCCAAAGGTTTCCTGTATAAAGAGATTGCCGGAAATTTATTCATTAGCATTGAAACAGTCCGCCGGCACGTACATAACATTTACGAGAAGCTGCATGTACGCAGCAGAACAGACGCTGTGAACAAGTACTTTAACAGATAA
- a CDS encoding sensor histidine kinase encodes MRSAIQLGILVTLWFIAIALPAPAQDRTYNFDAYGVDKGMSQSSIYSIIQGDEGFIWISTFDGVNRFDGYVFNEYRFNPSENRSNAKPEERILYNSVSQQGRAIIKSFGLQGTRNHSFYQDSRRQMLVSHNLGISLYDRYKNTFRAIFLDTTYVNEAERDFTRKFLILGEDEATQTLWVWRPLKGLYLLDNITYELKKIILYPPAIVKRKKVPQAVVKQGNNIWMSFESQQLVKMDIHTTRLTTFCLPTLAEKAVMKVLNGDSLLLASAGHITIFDTKRNKYTDLPIVDRNELGELFIPTAIEVDDRGNAWIGGNNGIVIYSIANHEVVNHITSFNTFEANSYNKIISLYRDGADNMWIGTDGDGLKKYSPNKKVFSLYRSPRITHNIVKAVYKHDDGRLYVGLLQDGLDIYEKGGKYLKRISNETTPGKFPVNSLHSICREDYESLWLHFVRGSIGLFDIKTEQFRDLTPRLQSLGLPAQDDIYPFISKRPNGETYFNYGEYLLMFSEAEKGYKAAIVHRFPGEQLTCFFEDFWGNQYIGTRANLYWRDAKGSVWEKIPLELKDLEIKSINKNAHKELLLGTNKGLLILTEQYKLKSHYNSYDYTGMVSDYVYGVLLDDKDGIWVSHNKGLTQIKQNSDNLVTYNFEDGLQSNEFNTGAYFKSMDGELFFGGIRGVTGFYPRNFRNNPFTPQVIIKRLEVLDKPFKSDTTISLLKRVELPYNQNTIAIEYVPLEFTNPLKNKVQYMLEGADEDWLMAGNQSMARYTNLRPGNYIFKVKACNNDEVWNTVPTTLEIVIRIPFWQSLWFRFLLLLLVLGIAYYFSALYLDYKIRNEKLKLEKEQAVDQERARISSDMHDDLGSGLSTIRLLSEIAKRKIKDTGQTKEIERISEAAGELVDKMSEIIWAMSSSNDSLANLIAYMRSFAADFLEHAHIQHHFIIPENIPNVKLSGGTRRHIYLAVKEALHNVLKHSKATDVIIEVKVFKNMTIMIKDNGQGFDPEKVRLFGNGIKNIEKRMQQVNGQADIISQDGTTVFLDIPLN; translated from the coding sequence ATGCGATCAGCAATACAACTTGGCATCCTGGTTACCCTATGGTTTATCGCCATTGCCCTACCTGCTCCTGCACAGGACAGGACGTATAATTTTGACGCATACGGGGTGGACAAAGGAATGTCTCAAAGCAGTATTTACAGTATCATCCAGGGAGATGAAGGATTTATCTGGATCTCTACTTTTGATGGGGTAAACCGTTTTGATGGCTATGTTTTTAACGAATACCGTTTCAATCCTTCTGAAAACAGGTCTAATGCAAAACCGGAAGAGCGCATCCTGTATAATTCCGTATCCCAGCAGGGGCGTGCCATTATTAAAAGCTTTGGCCTGCAGGGTACCCGCAACCATTCTTTTTACCAGGACAGCCGCCGGCAGATGCTCGTGTCCCATAACCTGGGCATTAGCTTGTACGACCGGTATAAGAACACTTTCCGCGCTATCTTCCTGGACACTACTTATGTAAATGAAGCGGAAAGGGATTTTACCCGCAAGTTCCTCATCCTTGGAGAAGATGAAGCCACGCAGACCCTCTGGGTATGGCGTCCGCTGAAAGGATTATACCTCCTGGATAATATCACTTATGAACTGAAGAAGATCATCCTCTATCCGCCTGCCATCGTAAAGCGTAAAAAGGTACCACAGGCGGTGGTGAAACAGGGCAATAATATCTGGATGTCCTTTGAATCCCAGCAACTGGTGAAAATGGATATCCATACTACCCGCTTAACTACTTTCTGCCTGCCTACTTTAGCGGAGAAAGCAGTAATGAAAGTATTGAACGGAGATTCTTTGCTGCTGGCCAGTGCCGGCCATATCACCATTTTCGATACCAAACGGAATAAGTATACGGACCTTCCCATAGTGGACCGTAACGAGCTGGGTGAACTGTTCATACCCACTGCCATAGAAGTGGACGACAGAGGGAATGCCTGGATAGGCGGAAATAACGGTATCGTGATCTACAGCATAGCCAATCACGAAGTGGTGAATCACATCACCAGCTTTAATACCTTCGAGGCCAACTCCTACAACAAGATCATTTCCCTTTACCGGGACGGGGCAGATAATATGTGGATAGGAACAGATGGTGATGGTCTGAAGAAATATTCACCCAATAAAAAAGTATTCTCTCTCTATCGCTCTCCGCGTATCACCCACAACATTGTAAAAGCTGTTTATAAACATGACGATGGCCGCTTGTATGTTGGCCTGCTGCAGGATGGGCTGGATATTTATGAGAAAGGAGGGAAGTACCTCAAAAGGATCTCCAATGAAACAACGCCGGGCAAATTCCCGGTGAACAGCCTGCATAGCATTTGCCGGGAAGATTATGAATCCCTCTGGCTGCATTTTGTGAGAGGGAGCATAGGGTTGTTCGATATTAAAACAGAACAGTTCCGCGACCTTACCCCGCGTTTACAATCATTGGGCCTGCCGGCGCAGGATGATATCTATCCCTTCATCAGCAAACGCCCCAATGGCGAAACCTATTTCAACTACGGGGAGTATCTGCTGATGTTCTCTGAAGCAGAGAAAGGATATAAGGCAGCTATTGTTCACCGTTTCCCCGGAGAGCAGCTTACCTGTTTCTTTGAGGACTTTTGGGGCAACCAGTACATAGGCACCCGGGCTAATCTCTACTGGAGAGATGCCAAAGGAAGTGTATGGGAAAAGATCCCGCTGGAGCTGAAAGACCTGGAGATCAAATCCATTAATAAGAACGCGCATAAGGAACTGTTGTTAGGCACTAACAAAGGCCTGCTCATCCTTACGGAACAATACAAGCTGAAATCGCACTATAACAGCTATGACTATACGGGTATGGTGAGCGATTACGTATATGGGGTACTGTTAGATGATAAAGATGGTATCTGGGTCAGTCATAACAAAGGGCTTACACAGATCAAACAGAATTCTGATAACCTGGTGACCTATAACTTTGAAGATGGGCTGCAATCCAACGAATTTAATACCGGCGCCTACTTCAAGTCTATGGACGGGGAGCTGTTCTTCGGTGGTATCCGTGGCGTAACAGGATTTTATCCCCGGAACTTCAGGAATAACCCCTTCACGCCACAGGTGATCATTAAACGCCTGGAAGTATTGGATAAGCCTTTTAAATCAGACACTACCATTTCACTGCTAAAAAGAGTAGAACTGCCGTATAACCAGAACACGATCGCTATTGAATATGTGCCGCTTGAATTCACCAATCCCCTCAAGAACAAAGTACAGTACATGCTGGAAGGAGCAGATGAAGATTGGCTGATGGCGGGGAATCAGAGCATGGCACGTTATACCAATCTGCGGCCCGGTAATTACATCTTCAAGGTAAAAGCCTGTAATAACGATGAAGTATGGAACACCGTGCCTACCACGCTGGAGATCGTGATCCGGATCCCGTTCTGGCAATCGCTCTGGTTCAGGTTCCTGTTACTGTTGCTGGTATTGGGTATCGCTTATTACTTCTCTGCCCTCTACCTGGATTACAAGATCAGGAACGAGAAGCTGAAGCTGGAAAAGGAACAGGCAGTAGACCAGGAGAGAGCCCGTATTTCAAGCGATATGCACGACGATCTGGGTTCCGGCCTGTCTACTATCCGTTTGCTGAGCGAGATCGCCAAACGGAAGATCAAGGATACCGGGCAAACGAAAGAGATAGAACGCATTTCCGAAGCAGCAGGGGAGCTGGTGGACAAAATGAGTGAGATCATCTGGGCGATGAGCTCTTCCAACGATTCCCTGGCCAACCTTATTGCTTATATGCGGAGCTTTGCGGCAGACTTCCTGGAGCATGCACATATCCAGCATCACTTCATTATCCCGGAAAACATCCCCAACGTTAAATTAAGCGGAGGTACCCGCCGGCACATTTACCTGGCAGTTAAAGAAGCTTTACACAACGTTTTGAAGCATTCCAAGGCTACAGATGTTATCATTGAGGTAAAAGTTTTTAAAAATATGACCATCATGATCAAGGATAACGGGCAGGGCTTCGATCCTGAAAAGGTACGCCTGTTCGGCAACGGCATCAAAAATATAGAGAAGCGGATGCAGCAGGTGAATGGCCAGGCAGACATTATCTCTCAAGATGGTACAACAGTTTTCTTAGATATACCATTAAATTAA
- a CDS encoding WD40/YVTN/BNR-like repeat-containing protein translates to MKPAILLFILFMGTHTYAQTSPSPYKIRSLTTAPINSIRGLSVVTDSIVWVSGTQGKAGRSTDAGNSWEWYDIPGCDTVDFRDIEAFNSERAVIVSSGEPARIFLTVDGGKNWKQTYYNDTKGIFLDAMDFWNEREGVIIGDPINDLFTILRTSNGGETWEPMTGPKASAGEACFAASGTTLRVLKGKDFAFASGGTVSRFFRFNGNSWHITAWPATQGLSTTGIFSFAFRDGSNGVAVGGDYKDVMQENRNCLITKDGGRTWTAPVLAPRGYRTGVEYLDSKRLIVTGPFGTELSGDGGSTWFPLGNDPQGYHVIRKAKNGSRVYMAGGKGRIAVLDIKK, encoded by the coding sequence ATGAAACCTGCTATATTGCTTTTCATCCTGTTCATGGGAACACATACTTATGCACAAACATCTCCATCGCCTTACAAGATCCGTTCATTAACCACCGCCCCTATTAACAGCATCCGGGGCCTGAGTGTTGTAACTGATTCCATAGTATGGGTATCCGGTACGCAGGGTAAAGCGGGCAGAAGCACAGATGCGGGCAACTCCTGGGAATGGTATGATATTCCTGGTTGCGACACGGTGGATTTCCGGGATATAGAGGCCTTTAACAGTGAGAGGGCCGTAATCGTATCTTCAGGGGAACCGGCCAGGATCTTTCTCACAGTTGATGGCGGAAAGAACTGGAAACAGACCTATTACAACGATACAAAGGGAATTTTTTTAGACGCCATGGATTTCTGGAATGAGCGGGAAGGTGTGATCATCGGAGACCCCATCAATGATCTCTTCACTATCCTCCGTACCAGCAATGGCGGAGAAACCTGGGAACCGATGACGGGGCCTAAAGCATCTGCCGGAGAAGCCTGTTTTGCCGCCAGCGGCACTACGTTAAGGGTACTGAAAGGCAAAGACTTTGCATTTGCCAGCGGAGGCACCGTATCCCGTTTTTTCCGTTTTAACGGCAATTCCTGGCATATTACCGCCTGGCCCGCTACACAGGGGCTCTCTACTACCGGCATCTTTTCCTTTGCCTTTCGGGACGGATCAAATGGTGTTGCCGTAGGAGGAGATTACAAGGATGTGATGCAGGAAAACCGCAACTGCCTGATCACCAAAGATGGCGGGCGCACCTGGACGGCCCCGGTACTGGCCCCCCGCGGTTACCGCACGGGGGTTGAATACCTGGACAGTAAACGGCTGATCGTTACCGGTCCCTTTGGTACAGAGCTTTCAGGGGATGGCGGCAGCACCTGGTTTCCACTGGGTAATGATCCACAGGGCTATCACGTAATCCGCAAAGCTAAGAACGGCAGCAGGGTATATATGGCAGGAGGAAAAGGTCGTATAGCGGTACTTGATATAAAGAAATAA